In Candidatus Campbellbacteria bacterium, one DNA window encodes the following:
- a CDS encoding HsdR family type I site-specific deoxyribonuclease, producing the protein MPHQSEQQLEKTLLDQLEQLGFSKITLPDTSSLEVNLRTQLEEFNETTFSDDEFKRILNHLNKGDRYQKAKTLRDRFLLKRDDESDMFVRFFNTDQWCKNQYQAAQQITQKGRYENRYDVTILVNGLPLVQIELKRRGMELKEAFNQIQRYHKHSFTGTLFEYVQIFVISNGVNTKYFSNNPKQSFEQTFHWTDKENNKITKLEDFTEAFLEKCTISKFIAEYIVLAEAAEIPMALRPYQYYAVRAIENRVRETDKNGYIWHTTGSGKTLTSFKASQVLSGIPEIKKVLFVVDRKDLDIQTTREFNSFSAGSVDGTDKTKTLVDQLKDQDQKLIVTTIQKLDIAISRESYRKQFEYLQDEKVVIIFDECHRSQFGQTNARIQDFFKRAQLFGFTGTPIFAENHVGGVTTADVFDECLHRYIITDAIADNNVLGFSVEYVGKYKQKDPDVLDADIFSDVEVKAVDTREVLESEERLEKIADYVLGDWKRKTKSGKFNALFATTSIDVLKKYYRMFKEKKPDNLSIATIFTFNANEDERRGYAGRGRVWWRGCCGQPALARFSGGLYQGLQRAVRDEFFDR; encoded by the coding sequence ATGCCCCACCAATCCGAGCAACAGCTTGAAAAGACACTGCTAGATCAGCTTGAACAGCTGGGGTTTTCGAAGATCACGTTGCCGGACACATCCTCGCTCGAGGTGAACCTGCGTACTCAGCTCGAGGAGTTTAACGAAACGACGTTCTCGGATGATGAGTTTAAGCGGATACTGAATCATCTCAACAAAGGCGATCGGTATCAGAAGGCGAAGACACTGCGTGATCGGTTTCTCCTGAAGCGAGATGATGAGAGCGACATGTTCGTGCGGTTTTTCAACACTGATCAGTGGTGCAAAAACCAGTACCAAGCTGCCCAGCAGATCACCCAGAAAGGGCGGTACGAGAATCGCTACGACGTGACGATTTTGGTGAACGGCTTGCCGTTGGTGCAGATCGAGCTCAAGCGCCGCGGAATGGAGCTCAAAGAGGCGTTTAACCAGATCCAGCGGTATCACAAGCACTCCTTTACCGGCACATTGTTTGAGTACGTGCAGATCTTTGTGATCTCGAACGGCGTGAATACCAAATACTTCTCGAACAACCCGAAGCAATCGTTCGAGCAGACATTTCACTGGACAGACAAAGAAAATAACAAAATCACCAAGCTCGAGGATTTTACCGAGGCGTTTCTGGAGAAGTGTACGATCTCGAAGTTTATCGCTGAGTATATCGTGCTCGCTGAGGCGGCAGAGATACCGATGGCGCTGCGGCCGTATCAGTACTACGCCGTGCGGGCGATTGAAAACCGAGTGCGCGAGACAGACAAAAACGGCTACATCTGGCACACGACCGGCTCCGGCAAAACACTGACATCGTTTAAGGCGAGTCAGGTATTGAGCGGCATACCGGAGATCAAGAAGGTGCTGTTTGTGGTGGACCGCAAGGACTTGGATATTCAGACGACGCGCGAGTTCAACTCATTCTCCGCCGGATCAGTGGACGGGACAGACAAGACCAAGACGCTGGTGGATCAGCTGAAAGATCAAGACCAGAAGCTGATCGTGACCACGATTCAGAAGCTTGATATCGCCATAAGCCGTGAGTCGTACAGAAAGCAGTTCGAGTATCTGCAGGATGAAAAGGTGGTGATCATCTTTGATGAGTGTCATCGGAGCCAGTTCGGGCAGACGAACGCGCGGATACAGGACTTTTTCAAGCGGGCGCAGCTATTTGGATTTACCGGCACGCCGATCTTTGCCGAGAACCACGTCGGCGGTGTGACCACGGCGGATGTGTTTGATGAGTGTTTGCACAGGTATATCATCACCGATGCGATTGCGGATAATAACGTGCTTGGCTTTTCGGTGGAGTATGTCGGGAAGTATAAGCAAAAAGATCCGGACGTACTGGATGCGGACATATTCTCTGATGTGGAAGTTAAGGCCGTGGATACTAGAGAGGTGTTAGAGAGCGAGGAGCGGTTGGAGAAAATTGCCGACTACGTGCTCGGCGACTGGAAGCGTAAAACAAAGAGCGGCAAATTTAACGCGCTGTTTGCGACGACGTCGATCGATGTATTGAAGAAGTACTACCGGATGTTTAAGGAAAAGAAACCGGACAATCTGAGTATTGCGACTATTTTTACTTTCAACGCGAACGAGGATGAGCGTCGCGGATATGCTGGACGTGGACGTGTTTGGTGGCGAGGGTGCTGTGGTCAACCAGCACTCGCGAGATTTTCTGGAGGACTGTATCAAGGATTACAACGAGCAGTTCGGGACGAATTTTTCGACCGATAG
- a CDS encoding DUF378 domain-containing protein codes for MKLSTIDWVALVLAIVGGVNWGLVGAFDFDLVATLFGDMTALARVVYVLVGLSALWLIYTAMKSSGGEQQQDSFGN; via the coding sequence ATGAAACTATCAACAATCGATTGGGTCGCGCTCGTTTTGGCGATCGTCGGAGGTGTGAACTGGGGTCTAGTCGGTGCGTTTGACTTTGACCTTGTAGCTACACTTTTCGGTGATATGACAGCTCTAGCTCGTGTTGTGTACGTACTTGTCGGACTTTCCGCTTTGTGGCTTATCTACACAGCTATGAAGTCCTCAGGTGGCGAGCAACAGCAGGATTCATTTGGAAACTAG
- a CDS encoding pyrimidine dimer DNA glycosylase/endonuclease V, whose product MRIWDIDTKHLCRKHLLGEHRELHGLWNVLTKHGGKGGYSKHPETKRWVGKTRALYERHDALVKEMERRGYNHWSPLDEKLAKGKSEQSVYINTLDEQRALLRDKPCECFMELD is encoded by the coding sequence ATGAGGATTTGGGATATTGATACTAAGCACTTGTGTCGAAAACATCTGCTCGGAGAGCACAGAGAGCTTCATGGTTTGTGGAATGTTCTCACAAAGCACGGAGGTAAGGGCGGGTATTCAAAGCATCCGGAAACCAAGCGCTGGGTAGGTAAAACGCGCGCTTTGTACGAGCGACACGATGCACTCGTCAAAGAAATGGAGCGGCGCGGATATAATCACTGGTCACCCTTGGACGAAAAACTTGCAAAAGGCAAGAGCGAGCAATCTGTTTATATAAATACCTTAGATGAGCAAAGGGCTTTATTGCGAGACAAGCCGTGCGAGTGCTTTATGGAGCTAGATTAA
- a CDS encoding gluconeogenesis factor YvcK family protein, with product MKKVVTIGGGGGHSKVLEAIKEIPDIQITGICPSTDSGGSTGVLREEYDGSGYTGDLTRCILALCDDEVLVDGLSYRYESGPLHTHSVKNLLFHALEKVSDTYTALEEIWKVCDLGVHRVLPVTTENTELCARLTTGNTVTGETNIDTIAKNPLWNPNFHSISDIYLKPEVRVSDVAANAIKEADWLIVSPGNLYSSTLPTLLPLGMKEAIASSSAKIVIILNIMTKQGETDDYTAEDFIKRIEGRVGKKADYILHNNVPIPEDVFLRYSLERKVELKTSDGEDPRIIPSPLATFTESGQIFSSPEVIREEILKLLQNTDSK from the coding sequence ATGAAAAAGGTGGTTACTATTGGCGGCGGTGGAGGGCACTCTAAGGTTCTTGAAGCGATCAAGGAAATCCCTGATATTCAAATTACCGGGATTTGTCCCAGTACTGATTCGGGCGGTTCGACCGGTGTTTTGCGGGAAGAATACGACGGTAGTGGATACACCGGGGATCTGACAAGATGCATACTCGCGCTTTGTGACGATGAGGTTCTCGTAGACGGGCTTTCTTATCGTTATGAAAGCGGTCCTCTACATACTCATTCTGTAAAAAACTTGCTTTTTCACGCCCTCGAGAAAGTGAGTGATACATATACGGCTCTCGAGGAGATTTGGAAGGTGTGTGATTTGGGTGTTCATCGCGTACTTCCGGTGACTACCGAAAATACCGAGCTGTGCGCGAGGTTAACCACAGGCAACACGGTAACAGGAGAGACCAATATAGATACTATTGCCAAGAATCCGCTTTGGAATCCTAACTTTCATTCGATCTCTGATATTTATCTCAAGCCTGAGGTTCGAGTTTCAGACGTGGCGGCAAATGCGATCAAAGAGGCTGATTGGTTGATCGTTTCCCCTGGGAATCTGTATTCAAGCACACTTCCTACCTTGCTACCTTTGGGGATGAAGGAGGCCATCGCGAGCTCTTCGGCAAAAATTGTCATTATTTTGAATATTATGACTAAGCAAGGAGAGACGGACGACTATACGGCAGAAGATTTTATAAAAAGGATCGAGGGCAGAGTGGGGAAGAAAGCGGACTATATCTTGCACAACAATGTCCCGATACCGGAGGACGTTTTCTTGCGGTATTCGCTTGAAAGAAAGGTTGAGCTAAAGACTTCCGATGGAGAGGACCCAAGGATCATCCCGAGCCCCCTCGCTACATTCACTGAGTCAGGACAGATCTTTAGTAGTCCAGAGGTCATACGAGAAGAGATACTTAAGTTACTACAAAATACTGATTCAAAATAA
- a CDS encoding DUF2779 domain-containing protein: MLSKSDYLQYLKHPAWVWLKKHDKSKLPPVDEDLQARFDDGNLFESYANQLFPHATKLEWNDYSDYKLLPQKTMEALREGAFVIQQGRFEAGDITCIVDVLEHVESNVYNLYEIKASTQAKPEHVEDLAFQTIVLERCGLEIKNTRVIHVDNTYIRKGEISVEGLTATTDITEKVKAQIPITESGIEDALSVISQPDMPDPSPRYASSRGFQEWMDVFRYLYPDTDKHSIYNLPGIRPKLIAQLEDAGIEFIHDIPEEYPLGDKSLQYIKLLEEEESRDANEIRNFLQSFQYPLYFLDYETYGSVIPPFDGMRPYQQIPFQYSLHRIDAPDAEVVHTDYLHTESSNPASAIVSRLKEDIGSTGAVVVWNESFEKTCNSLLADMVPEESEFLHDLNDRVVDLMVPFSKKWFEHRDFLGSASIKAVLPVLVPELSYKELEVSDGGTAQRLWAQTILRGENDNRQEQVLEDLRAYCELDTLAMVKIWRILQGLN, translated from the coding sequence ATGCTTTCAAAATCTGATTATTTACAATATTTAAAACATCCGGCTTGGGTCTGGCTGAAAAAGCACGACAAAAGCAAACTACCGCCGGTGGATGAAGATCTGCAGGCGCGATTCGATGACGGCAATCTCTTTGAGTCGTACGCGAACCAACTATTCCCGCACGCTACCAAACTAGAGTGGAACGATTACTCTGACTACAAACTACTGCCTCAAAAAACCATGGAGGCGCTTCGCGAGGGAGCGTTTGTGATTCAGCAAGGTAGGTTTGAGGCGGGCGATATCACCTGCATCGTCGATGTTCTCGAGCATGTTGAGTCCAATGTATACAATCTCTATGAGATCAAAGCGAGCACCCAAGCCAAGCCCGAACACGTAGAGGATCTTGCTTTTCAAACTATCGTTCTTGAGAGATGCGGGCTTGAGATCAAGAACACTCGAGTAATTCACGTAGATAACACATATATACGCAAAGGAGAGATCAGTGTAGAGGGGCTTACCGCAACCACTGACATAACCGAAAAGGTAAAAGCACAGATACCAATTACGGAGAGCGGTATTGAGGACGCTCTGTCTGTTATCAGTCAACCGGACATGCCGGATCCTTCACCGCGCTATGCTTCTTCGAGGGGTTTTCAGGAATGGATGGATGTATTTCGATATCTGTATCCAGATACTGACAAGCACAGTATTTATAATTTGCCGGGGATAAGGCCGAAGCTTATAGCTCAGTTGGAAGATGCCGGCATTGAATTTATTCATGATATACCCGAAGAGTATCCGCTCGGAGATAAATCGCTCCAATACATAAAGCTGTTGGAAGAAGAGGAAAGCCGAGACGCAAACGAGATCAGAAATTTTCTTCAGTCTTTTCAATATCCGCTCTATTTTCTGGATTATGAGACGTATGGATCTGTTATACCTCCATTTGATGGTATGCGTCCGTATCAGCAGATACCGTTTCAGTACTCTCTACATCGGATCGATGCGCCCGACGCGGAAGTGGTACATACCGACTACTTGCACACGGAATCTAGTAACCCCGCAAGCGCCATAGTGTCGCGACTAAAAGAGGACATCGGGTCAACTGGTGCTGTAGTAGTCTGGAATGAGAGTTTTGAGAAAACATGCAACTCTCTGTTGGCGGACATGGTGCCTGAAGAATCTGAATTTCTCCATGATCTGAATGACCGAGTGGTTGATCTGATGGTCCCGTTTTCAAAGAAGTGGTTCGAGCACAGAGATTTTCTGGGAAGCGCGTCGATCAAAGCCGTGTTACCTGTCTTGGTTCCGGAACTAAGCTACAAAGAATTAGAGGTGTCGGACGGAGGTACTGCTCAGCGCCTGTGGGCTCAAACCATTTTACGGGGAGAGAATGATAATAGACAGGAGCAGGTATTGGAAGATTTGCGCGCCTACTGTGAGCTCGACACCCTCGCGATGGTAAAAATCTGGCGGATATTGCAAGGTTTGAATTGA
- a CDS encoding AAA family ATPase, with amino-acid sequence MKDQRVWNAKYNFEGTLEHKDYLVNSNMDRSSIDNKLSQLLAKIEETRKLNKNLQIFLEKFLKILVIGVEKSYAKAGDVISYKISDGEYFDIDMSLGSGLLNLFRIIAAIYFDKKIIVIDEPEVFLHPSAQIKLSELLFEESKK; translated from the coding sequence ATAAAAGATCAGAGAGTCTGGAATGCAAAGTATAATTTCGAAGGAACTTTAGAACACAAGGACTATTTAGTTAATAGTAATATGGATAGAAGTTCCATTGATAACAAGTTATCGCAGCTTTTGGCAAAAATAGAAGAGACAAGAAAACTAAACAAAAATTTACAGATATTTTTAGAAAAGTTTTTGAAGATTTTAGTGATTGGGGTGGAAAAGTCTTATGCAAAAGCGGGTGATGTTATATCTTACAAGATATCAGATGGTGAATATTTTGATATTGATATGAGTTTAGGTAGTGGGTTGTTAAATCTTTTTAGAATCATTGCGGCTATTTATTTCGATAAGAAAATAATAGTAATAGATGAACCAGAGGTTTTTTTACATCCATCTGCTCAGATTAAGTTGTCGGAGTTACTTTTTGAGGAGTCAAAGAAATAG